Sequence from the Dehalococcoidia bacterium genome:
TAGCAGGCAATTACCTTCGTTTCCGGATCCCGGGCAAAATACTCCAGTAGTTCCGTTTCATTGATATCAGAGGCATTCCCGTAGCTGACAACCTTGCTGAATCGCACACCTCGAGTGGCTCCTTCCCTCACGATGGCGTTCGTGTGCCCTCCGCTCTGGCAAATGACACCCACCGGGCCGCTCTCCCTTGGGAAATCCCCGGCAAACGTAATCCCACCTTTGGGGCTATAGATACCCATGCAATTCGGGCCAACAATCCTCACTCCGGCTTCTCTCGCCTTGGCCCTCATTCTCTTTTCCAGCTCACTCCTGTCGCCCAACCCTGTTTCGCTGAATCCGGCCGTAAACAGCGTCACCACCTTCACCTTTTTGGCAATACAATCTTCCATCACCTGGACCGTGGTATTGGCCGGGGTGGCAATGATAACCATATCCACCGGTCCGGGGATATCCCGCACCGAAGGATATGCCTGAAGCCCATGGACGCTCTCCCCCCGCAGATTCACCGGGTACAGCCTGCCTTTGTACCCGAACTCTATAAGGGACAAAAGCAGAAACGCCCCCGGAGCATGCTTCGACGGGCTCGCGCCAACCACAGCCACCGACTTCGGGCTAAATATCTCATCAAGGTTACTATATATTTCAGTTGTCTGAGGATTCATAAAAGGTCCGCCTTTCCTTACGCTTGTCTTTAAGCACTTTACATCGGGAGCAATCTCGATGTACTCTTCCACCGATGAGTATAGAGCAGCAACACAATACTTGACAAGCACACGCACCCCCCGTCCCCCACATAGAGAGCGAGATGTCAGAGAAGGGTCCATTTACGAAGCTAAACCGACATGCTGAGCCCGTTTGACAGGATGAGAGTGCTGTGCTACGCTACCTAACGAGAATAACAAAGGAGGCACCAGCCATGAGTTATGAGACTCTCATTCTTAGCAAAGAAGACTATATTGGCACCGTCACTTTGAATCGCCCTGACAAGCTGAACGCTCTCACCGCCAAAATGGGCGAGGAGCTTAGGGATGCCTTCATGACCTTTGATCAGGATAAGGAAGTGAGGGTCGTGGTGATTACCGGGGCCGGAAAAGCCTTTTGCGCCGGCGCGGATATCCAGGGTCAGTTCACCGCAGAAGGAGCGGCGGGAAAGGAAGAAACCCTGATCAATCGAATTCCGAACGAATTCATTGTGTCGAAATCATCCTCGCTGGCCAACCTGAGAAAGCCAACCATCGCCTCAATCAACGGCGCGGCCATCGGTTTTGGTTTTACCATGTCTCTGGTTTGCGATATCCGTCTCGCCTCGGAGACCGCTAAATTCAGCCTGCCTTTCGCTCGAATGGGAATCCTGCCGGAATGGGGATCGAGTTATAATCTTCCCCGTCTGGTGGGCATTGCCAAGGCCTGCGAGTTATGCTTCACGGCCAAGGTCATTGATGCCAAAGAGGCTCTTGATATCGGGCTGGTCAATCAGGTAGTCCCGGCCGATAAGCTCAAGGAAGTCACCTATGCCATGGCCAAGATCATAGCGGACATGCCGCCCAAGTCCATGGAGCTTACCAAGAAAGCACTCTACATGGGCATGAAGAACGACCTTCCCACTCAGACGGCTTACGAAACCCTGGCTCTGCACTATCTCCTGGGAACAGAAGACCACATCGAGGGAGCCAAAGCGTTCCTGGAGAAAAGGAAACCGGTCTTCAAGGGCAAGTAACAAAAAACGAGTGGAATCTGCAGGGAGATCAGCTTGGCTACGCTGATCTCCCTGCCTTTGGCCAATCATGTTCAAGACCAAGATTACTGAATTGCTGGGTATCGAGTATCCGATCGTACAGGGTGGGATGCTATGGATTTCAACAGCCGAGATGGCATCGGCTGTCTCCAACGCCGGCGGATTGGGCGTAATCGCTTCCGCGAACTTCAGTAGCCCCCAGGAACTTCGCCAGGAAATACAGAAGGCCCGGACACTAACGTCAAAGCCATTTGGAGTCAATATTGCCTTTCTTCCGGCAGCCAAACCAAGAGATCACGCGGCTTTCATTCAAGCATCTGTGGAAGAGGGCGTAAAAGTCTTCGAAACGGCCGGATCTAACCCCGAGCCATACATGAAACTCCTCAAGGCAGATGGCGCCAGGGTCATCCACAAGACGACTGCAGTGCGATTCGCTCAGACGGCGCAGAATTCGGGGGTCGATGCTGTGGCGATGGTAGGGCAGGGCGCTGCGGGCCATCCGGGAATGGATCTGGTCAGTTCAATGGTGTTGATTCCGGCCGCCGTTGATGCTCTCCGCATTCCGGTTATTGCTGCCGGTGAAATAGCCGATGCGCGTGGCTTTGTGGCGGCGCTGGCTCTTGGAGCGCAGGGGATTTTAATGGGCACGAGGTTCATGGCCACTCAAGAATCCAACATCCACCCAAAGGTCAAAGCGTGGCTAGTCCAATCCAGAGAGACCGACACCCTTCTGATACAAAAGTCCGTGCGCAACACGGCGCGAGTTCGGACCAGCGACCTGGCCTACAAGATTTTGGGAATGGAATCCCAGAATGTCAAACTGGAAGACCTTCTGCCGCTGATCAGCGGAACCAGAGGCAAGGAGCTGAATCAAACCGGCGATCTGAATGCCGGGCTGCTCGCTTGCGGCCAGGTGATAGGGCTTATCGATCATATCCCCACGGTCAAGCAAGTCATCGATTCCATCATCAATGATGCCCGGATCATTAAAAAAAGCCTCGCCTCCATGACAGGCTAGAAAACCGGGTGCGAGCCTGAATGCCCCCTTTGAATCTCCCCGTTTAAGGTCATCTTGATAATCCGGGCGCTTGCTGGTATCATGTTTAGGCTGATGAGTCCGGTTCGGACATATTCCGCTAATAGAAATTTGGGGGTTCTTGGAGAAGTCTCAGCCCATTTCGGCAATGATACTTCTAACCAGAAAGGAGTTTTGAGATGTTTGCCATAGTTATACTGGTCGCGATGTTCGCGATCTTCTATTTCCTGCTCATCCGGCCGCAACAGAAGAGGCAGAAGGAACATGTGGCCTTGATTGCATCGTTACAGAAAGGCGATAAGGTGATCGCCGCCGGTGGGGTCTATGGTCAAATCGAATCCGTCAGCGAAGAGGACGTCATCCTGAAAGTCGAAGACGGAGGCAAGCTAAGGGTCCTCAAGGCCAGCGTTATGCTGAAACAAGAGACCGAATGATACCCCACGCATTGGCTAACCCTCTGACCCCGTTCGGAGGGTTTCCACTTCGCCCACTATAGAGTACAATAGATATTCGTCTGAGTTGTTTTACTCCTCGAAACACACGGCAATTCGGGCAACCTATTTGGGGAGGAGTTCATGCAGGACTTTAAGACCGAAAATATACGCAACGTCATTCTGCTCTCGCATACAGGTGCCGGAAAAACATCGCTCACTGAGGCCATGCTCTATAATGCCAAAATCATCACCCGTCTGGGCAAGGTGGATGAAGGCAATACCGTTTCCGACTTTGAGCCCGAAGAGGTAAAAAGAAACAGCAGCATCAGCACAGCCCTGGCGCCTTTGGAGTGGAAACAGACCAAAATCAATGTGATTGACGTTCCGGGATATTTCGACTTCGTCGGTGAAGTCAAGTCCGCCCTCCGAGTAGCAGACGCGGCATTGATTGTGGTTTGCGCCGTTTCCGGAGTAGAAGTGGGCGCCGAAATCCTCTGGGATTATGCAAGCGAAGTTCATCTGCCCCGCATGATTTTCATCAATAAAATAGACCGCGAGAATGCCGATTTTTTCAAGGTACTCAAGCAGATTGAAGGCAAATTCGGCCGAAAGTGTGTTCCTATACAAATCGCAATAGGAGCGCAAAACAATTACCAGGGCGCGTTTGACCTGATAGCGATGAAGTCCTTGGGCGATGCCAAAGCCGATATTCTCCCCAAGGATCAGATCAGTGCCCTGCGAGAAAAGCTGATAGAGGGCATTGCTGAAGCCGATGATAACCTGGCAACCAAGTATTTGGATGGTCAGGAGATAACCGAGCAGGAAATCCGAAACGCGCTGCGAAAAGGGACCCTCGAAAATAAGATCGTTCCCGTTTTGGTGGGCACTGCCTTGCGGGATAGGAATATCTCCGATTTACTGGATGCTATTTGCGATTATCTCCCCTCACCCAAAGAGAGAGGCGCGATAAAGGTTAAAGCCGACAAACAGGAAGAATCTTTGCCGCCTGAAGAGAGTGCGCCCCTATCCGCACTCGTTTTCAAAACCAGCACCGATCCTTACGTGGGCAAGATGAACTACCTGAGAGTCTTCAGTGGCGCTATTAACAGCGACTCCAGTGTCTGGAATACCACCAGAGGAAAACCGGAACGCATTGGACAGCTGTTTACCATGCGCGGCAAAACTCAGGAGCCAACATCGCGGATTGTGGCCGGTGACATTGGAGTGGTAACCAAACTGGCCGAAACAACCACTGGCGATACACTCGCCAACCAGGACCATCCCGTTTCCATGGCGACGATTGATTACCCTGTGCCCAACTTGAGCGTTGCGGTATACCCGAAGACAAAGGCCGACTTCGATAAACTTGGAACCGTGCTCAGTAAACTGGTTGAAGAAGACCCCTCGCTCTCCCTGCGCAGAGATGTCGATACCGGCGAAATCATCCTTTCGGGATACGGTGAAGCACAGCTGGACGTAGTCGCTGAGAAAATGAAGCGGAAATTCAGCCTTCAAACGGATCTTTCAACACCCAAGATCCCTTATAAAGAGACTATCACCGTTGCGACCAAGGCGGAATACAAACACAAGAAACAAACCGGCGGACACGGTCAGTACGGGCACGTGTACATCGAAATTGAGCCACTGCCAAAAGGCAGTGGCTATGAGTTTGCGGAAAAGATTGTGGGAGGGGCAATTCCCAAGAACTATATTCCAGCAGTCCAGAAAGGGATCAATGAGTCGCTTGCCCAGGGAGTTCTGGCCGGTTGTCCTATTGTTGATCTGAAGGTTACCCTCTATGACGGGAGCTTCCATGCGGTAGACTCTTCCGATATGGCATTCCGGATAGCCGGATCCTACGCCCTCAAAAAAGGCCTGGCTCAGGCCAATCCGGTTCTCCTGGAGCCAATGGTTAATGTCAAGATCGCTGTGCCGGAAGCCTTCACCGGAGATGTCATGGGAGACCTCAACGGAAGGCGAGCCCGCATATCCGGCATGAAACCTGAGAATGCAGTTGTGGTCATAGAAGCGCAGGCTCCGTTTTCTGAGATGCAACGCTATAGCATAGGCCTCCGGTCAATAACCCAGGGCCGCGGCAGCTACACCATTGAATTCAGCCACTATGAAGAGATGCCGGCCCATGTTTCCCAAAAAATCATCGATGAGGCCGCCAAACAGAAGGAAAGCAAGGGATAGAGGCAGCGGCGGAAAGCAAGGAAGCACTCACAGCTTTCCGGTGTCACGCTCTCCTCGGCCTACGCTTATTTGCAGTAAATGACAGGGAGGAATGATGAAAACCTTAGTGTTGGAAGTTGAAGAAAGAACTACGTTGGGAAAGAAGGTCAAGGCGCTGAGGCGAAGTGGCACAACACCGGCAAACATATTCGGCCACGCAATCCAGTCTCAGGCCATTCAAGTTGATACGGAAAAGGCAGAACAGGTCCTGGCAAAAGCCGGAGCCACTCAACTGATCACCTTGAAATCCCCCTCTTTCAACGAGGGGCGAATGGTGCTGACCGCAGAAGTGCAGCGCGACTTCATGAATGGCAAGCTCCTCCATATTGACTTCCATGAAGTGAGCATGAAGGATAAGGTCAAGGTGGTCATACCCCTTGTCTTCACAGGCGAAGCCCCCGCCTCCCGGCAAAAGGAACTAGTTCTCTTGGAAAGCCTGACCTCACTGGAAATAGAATGTTTCCCCAACGCCATCCCTGACAATATCGCCGTTGATCTAAGCAAACTTGAAGATGCTGGCGACCATATACTGGTTAAAGACCTGCAACTGAGTGATACGATCACAGTGCTGACACACGGAGAAGAAGTGATAGCCAGGATAGGGCGATTTGCCAAGGCAGAGGCCGTGGCTAAAGTTGCTGAGGAAGCTGAAGGCGCTCCAGCGGCTGAGGGAGCTGCTGGAAAAGCTGGCGCTGAGAAAACAAAACCCCAGGCCAGCGATGCCGCTCCTGCTAAGTCTGAGAAGAAGGCTTAGCACAGTTGATATCCGCTCCGACGTCGCTTACCCGGATTCGAGAGACAATCGGATATATGCAGATATGACAAATAATAAGGGATACGGTGATCGTATCCCTTATTATTTGGTTTGATTGCGTCCGTTCGTTTACAAAACCCGTACAGCCCCACACTTGTAAGTTGATTCACAGATTTCGCGCCTTTACTGAAAACCGTTATCAGTCTGATGATGGCCTGCAATTTCTTGTGGGCCTGTAATTGGTTAACATGACATGAGAAACGCCGTAATCGTCGATGCCGTACGCACCCCCATAGCCCGGGCACACCCTCACAAGGGCTGGTTCAGAAATATCCGCTCCGATGAGCTGGGCGTGCTGGTCGTAAAGGAACTGGTGAGACGTGTAGGGATCGATCCTGCGGAGATTGAGGACGTCATCCTGGGATGTGCCACTCAATGCGGTGAGCAGGCAATGAACGTGTCCCGGTATATTTCCCTTATGGCGGGCTTGCCATTCAAGGTAGGCGCTCAGACGATCAATCGACAGTGCGCCTCTGGGCTAACCGCCGTCAACACCGCTGCGCAGGCAATCATTTCCGGCTACGGAGATGTCTTCATCGCCGGGGGAATCGAAAGCATGACTCATCTGCCCGAGGGATTTGGCGCCAAACTGAATCCGAGGCGCTTTGATTTTGTTGACCCTACGGCGGCATCCATGGGGCTGGCAGCTGAAAACCTGGTTGAGATGTATCACATCTCTCGGCGGGAGCAGGAGGAGTTTGCTCTCCGGAGCCATCAGAAGGCTGTGGCCGCTCAAACGGCCGGGCGATTCAAAGATGAGATCGTACCGGTTGAAATCACCGAGGAGGATGGCAGTCAAAAGATCATCGATACGGACCAGAATCCTCGCCCCTATACCACGCTGGAACTGATGGGCGCCTTTGATTCTATCTCCAAGCCGGATGGAACCATCACTTCGGCCACGGCTTCGTTTGCCAGCGATGGAGCTGCCGCAATCATGTTGATGTCTGAGGAAAGAGCAAGAGTTCTCGGGATGAAATCTGTGGCTAGAATACGCTCAATGGCGGTAGCCGGGGTCGATCCGAAGATAACGGGATTCGGCACGGTTGCCGCGGCCCAAAAAGCTCTCGATCGAGCAGGGTTGAAGCCAGAAGACATCGATATTGTGGAGATAAACGAGGCGTTTGCCGTAGTGGCCATGGTGTGTCAGAGAGAATTGGGACTCCTTGAGAGCCGGGTAAATCCGAACGGCGGAGCCGTCGCTCTAGGGCATCCGATGGGCTGCACCGGGGCTAAATTGATGACTTCCCTGTTTCACGAGATGCAACATAGAAAGGCCAGGTTTGGACTGGTGACAGTAGGCGTGGGGATGGGGCAAGGTGAAGCCACGATTCTGGAAAGAATTCTGCTCTAACGTCTTCAATCCGGCCTCTTTGACAGTCTCGCTACCAGGTCTGAGTCACCCCAAAATTGCCACAGAGACAGCGGACCGGCCCACAGAAAGCAAGGGGTATCTGCGCCCCTTTAGCGTGGATAAGTCCCTGTTTTCCGTGGATAACCCCTTTGGACTGTGGATATCTTCCCTGCCCTTCGGGTAAACACTACCACTTCTGGGGGGTTACCCTTACATGAAAACCCTACCATCTTTCGGGGAAGTTCGTATTCGATTTTTCTTTTCTTGTCAACTTGGACTTACCAGGGATTCTACGCTCGTCAGGCCACTTT
This genomic interval carries:
- a CDS encoding CoA-binding protein, whose amino-acid sequence is MLVKYCVAALYSSVEEYIEIAPDVKCLKTSVRKGGPFMNPQTTEIYSNLDEIFSPKSVAVVGASPSKHAPGAFLLLSLIEFGYKGRLYPVNLRGESVHGLQAYPSVRDIPGPVDMVIIATPANTTVQVMEDCIAKKVKVVTLFTAGFSETGLGDRSELEKRMRAKAREAGVRIVGPNCMGIYSPKGGITFAGDFPRESGPVGVICQSGGHTNAIVREGATRGVRFSKVVSYGNASDINETELLEYFARDPETKVIACYIEGVKDGQRFIAALEKATKAKPVIVMKGGETEAGTRTVMSHTASLAGSREVWSWLLKQKGAQQVYSVAEMIDTLLPHVFMNKPNGRNTALVGVGGGASVVAADACSKANLMVPVFPSELQQKLSTIVPADGNIIVNPADVNTIFWNSEALKNAVHIIGSWQGIDLLIMHVSIDVGPRPMTMGILGPLIEAFVEGAKLSGKPCAAVVQARYTVTDHQIASELMEKCYRSGLPVFGSVTDAAGAIDKFIRYNERVSQID
- a CDS encoding enoyl-CoA hydratase-related protein → MSYETLILSKEDYIGTVTLNRPDKLNALTAKMGEELRDAFMTFDQDKEVRVVVITGAGKAFCAGADIQGQFTAEGAAGKEETLINRIPNEFIVSKSSSLANLRKPTIASINGAAIGFGFTMSLVCDIRLASETAKFSLPFARMGILPEWGSSYNLPRLVGIAKACELCFTAKVIDAKEALDIGLVNQVVPADKLKEVTYAMAKIIADMPPKSMELTKKALYMGMKNDLPTQTAYETLALHYLLGTEDHIEGAKAFLEKRKPVFKGK
- a CDS encoding nitronate monooxygenase, translated to MFKTKITELLGIEYPIVQGGMLWISTAEMASAVSNAGGLGVIASANFSSPQELRQEIQKARTLTSKPFGVNIAFLPAAKPRDHAAFIQASVEEGVKVFETAGSNPEPYMKLLKADGARVIHKTTAVRFAQTAQNSGVDAVAMVGQGAAGHPGMDLVSSMVLIPAAVDALRIPVIAAGEIADARGFVAALALGAQGILMGTRFMATQESNIHPKVKAWLVQSRETDTLLIQKSVRNTARVRTSDLAYKILGMESQNVKLEDLLPLISGTRGKELNQTGDLNAGLLACGQVIGLIDHIPTVKQVIDSIINDARIIKKSLASMTG
- the yajC gene encoding preprotein translocase subunit YajC; this translates as MFAIVILVAMFAIFYFLLIRPQQKRQKEHVALIASLQKGDKVIAAGGVYGQIESVSEEDVILKVEDGGKLRVLKASVMLKQETE
- the fusA gene encoding elongation factor G, with translation MQDFKTENIRNVILLSHTGAGKTSLTEAMLYNAKIITRLGKVDEGNTVSDFEPEEVKRNSSISTALAPLEWKQTKINVIDVPGYFDFVGEVKSALRVADAALIVVCAVSGVEVGAEILWDYASEVHLPRMIFINKIDRENADFFKVLKQIEGKFGRKCVPIQIAIGAQNNYQGAFDLIAMKSLGDAKADILPKDQISALREKLIEGIAEADDNLATKYLDGQEITEQEIRNALRKGTLENKIVPVLVGTALRDRNISDLLDAICDYLPSPKERGAIKVKADKQEESLPPEESAPLSALVFKTSTDPYVGKMNYLRVFSGAINSDSSVWNTTRGKPERIGQLFTMRGKTQEPTSRIVAGDIGVVTKLAETTTGDTLANQDHPVSMATIDYPVPNLSVAVYPKTKADFDKLGTVLSKLVEEDPSLSLRRDVDTGEIILSGYGEAQLDVVAEKMKRKFSLQTDLSTPKIPYKETITVATKAEYKHKKQTGGHGQYGHVYIEIEPLPKGSGYEFAEKIVGGAIPKNYIPAVQKGINESLAQGVLAGCPIVDLKVTLYDGSFHAVDSSDMAFRIAGSYALKKGLAQANPVLLEPMVNVKIAVPEAFTGDVMGDLNGRRARISGMKPENAVVVIEAQAPFSEMQRYSIGLRSITQGRGSYTIEFSHYEEMPAHVSQKIIDEAAKQKESKG
- a CDS encoding 50S ribosomal protein L25, translated to MMKTLVLEVEERTTLGKKVKALRRSGTTPANIFGHAIQSQAIQVDTEKAEQVLAKAGATQLITLKSPSFNEGRMVLTAEVQRDFMNGKLLHIDFHEVSMKDKVKVVIPLVFTGEAPASRQKELVLLESLTSLEIECFPNAIPDNIAVDLSKLEDAGDHILVKDLQLSDTITVLTHGEEVIARIGRFAKAEAVAKVAEEAEGAPAAEGAAGKAGAEKTKPQASDAAPAKSEKKA
- a CDS encoding thiolase family protein, yielding MRNAVIVDAVRTPIARAHPHKGWFRNIRSDELGVLVVKELVRRVGIDPAEIEDVILGCATQCGEQAMNVSRYISLMAGLPFKVGAQTINRQCASGLTAVNTAAQAIISGYGDVFIAGGIESMTHLPEGFGAKLNPRRFDFVDPTAASMGLAAENLVEMYHISRREQEEFALRSHQKAVAAQTAGRFKDEIVPVEITEEDGSQKIIDTDQNPRPYTTLELMGAFDSISKPDGTITSATASFASDGAAAIMLMSEERARVLGMKSVARIRSMAVAGVDPKITGFGTVAAAQKALDRAGLKPEDIDIVEINEAFAVVAMVCQRELGLLESRVNPNGGAVALGHPMGCTGAKLMTSLFHEMQHRKARFGLVTVGVGMGQGEATILERILL